A genomic stretch from Empedobacter stercoris includes:
- the secG gene encoding preprotein translocase subunit SecG yields MGLFQFFMIMIMILCILLVLIVLSQNPKGGGLSSTFGGGGGSQMFGVQRTNKFLDNTTWGLFIAVIVLIIGAGITHENPNAIKPIKPNVTAPANNLPTQPTQDGASQNQLPAQPVK; encoded by the coding sequence ATGGGACTATTTCAGTTTTTCATGATTATGATCATGATTTTATGTATATTATTAGTATTAATTGTATTATCTCAAAACCCTAAAGGAGGTGGATTATCTTCTACTTTTGGTGGCGGAGGAGGAAGCCAAATGTTTGGAGTTCAAAGAACAAATAAATTCTTAGACAATACAACTTGGGGATTATTTATCGCTGTTATTGTTTTAATAATTGGAGCAGGAATTACACACGAAAATCCAAATGCAATAAAACCTATTAAGCCAAATGTAACGGCACCAGCTAATAATTTACCAACGCAACCAACACAAGACGGAGCAAGTCAAAATCAATTACCAGCTCAACCAGTGAAGTAA